In the Podospora bellae-mahoneyi strain CBS 112042 chromosome 4, whole genome shotgun sequence genome, one interval contains:
- a CDS encoding hypothetical protein (EggNog:ENOG503NYM2; COG:S) codes for MSNDTYDLEALQNGSLANLALTKFKLTPTPSLTVFPDEIFTFGPSLTYLDLSGTGLSSLPPNFTTSLPNLKILFLSNCAFTTFPDLSSHHTLEMVAFRHNSLTSIPENTLPPKLRWLILTDNRIPSLPSSISSCPNLEKCLLAGNNLSTLPPSLTQCQNLTLLRLSANNFSSLPKFLFTAFPKLAYLSFAGNPCSLSSRKAHKLPFGLLDIPYSSLAISRVLGRGASGIISQAEWKPSPDSDFTEDVAVKMFRGSLTSDGRPEDEMEAVLLAGSHESLIGVVGKVTGYSEGEREGVKGGIVMSLVPEGYEVLGLPPDLESCTRDRFTEGERGWEMGKAVEMLTGIAGAGAHLHGRRICHGDLYAHNVLASKGDGHGLLGDFGAASVYGKEEDGVERVEVAAFGRLVGDVLGLVEEGGEGERERAMRRGLEELQRRCEDGDVEGRPDFDEVVEVLRGMLGWRGVMRIPEVPN; via the coding sequence ATGAGCAACGACACCTACGACCTCGAGGCCCTTCAAAATGGCTCCcttgccaacctcgccctcaccaagTTCAAGCTCACTCCCACGCCCTCCCTCACCGTCTTCCCTGATGAGATCTTCACCTTCGGGCCCTCCCTAACCTACCTCGACCTCTCCGGGACAGgtctttcttctctcccaCCAAATTTCACCACCtctctccccaacctcaaaatcctcttcctctccaactgcgccttcaccaccttcccggacctctcctcccaccacaccCTAGAAATGGTCGCCTTCCGCCACAACTCGCTCACCAGCATACCCGAAAAcacccttcctcccaaacTCCGCTGGCTAATCCTGACCGACAACcgcatcccctccctcccctcctccatctcctcgtgTCCCAACCTCGAGAAATGCCTCCTGGCGGgcaacaacctctccaccctccccccctccctcacccaatgccaaaacctcaccctccttcgCCTCTCGGCCAACAActtttcttccctccccaaattCTTGTTCACCGCCTTCCCCAAGCTAGCCTACCTCTCCTTCGCCGGAAACCCctgctccctctcttcccGCAAAGCCCACAAACTCCCCTTTGGcctcctcgacatccccTACagctccctcgccatctcccgcGTGCTCGGCCGGGGCGCGTCGGGCATCATCTCCCAAGCAGAATGGAAGCCCTCCCCTGATTCCGACTTCACAGAAGACGTAGCCGTCAAAATGTTCAGAGGTTCTCTCACGAGCGACGGCAGGCCggaagatgagatggaggCGGTGTTGCTCGCCGGATCGCACGAGTCGTTGATAGGTGTTGTGGGAAAGGTCACGGGATATTCtgaaggggaaagggaaggggtgaagggggggattgTGATGAGTTTGGTGCCGGAAGGGTATGAAGTTTTGGGCTTGCCGCCGGATCTGGAGAGCTGCACACGGGATCGGTTTACGGAGGGcgagagggggtgggagatggggaaggcggtggagatgcTGACGGGGAttgcgggggcgggggcgcATCTACATGGGCGGAGGATCTGTCATGGGGATTTGTACGCGCATAATGTTTTGGCTAGCAAGGGGGATGGGCATGGGCTGTTGGGGGATTTTGGGGCGGCGAGCGTGtatgggaaggaggaggatggggtggagagggtggaggtggcggcgtttgggaggttggtgggggatgtgCTCGGGCttgtggaagaagggggggagggggagcgggagagggcgatgaggagggggttggaggagctgcagaGAAGGtgcgaggatggggatgtggaggggaggcCGGATTTtgacgaggtggtggaggtgttgagggggatgttggggtggaggggagtgatgaggattcCGGAGGTGCCTAATTGA
- a CDS encoding hypothetical protein (EggNog:ENOG503P4T3; COG:S), giving the protein MSSEARKRTAEPTDDELPAKRQRSVEGDIDSAVEQLQALNIAPSITHEEMARAGLRRAIALALKHVGFDSSAKDAMEMFTTMVEEYVESLFRTVKINANAARRSQPIPRDFERALKYFNLTTTALEPHKKNPIPRAKRMPEYEPIPERDPVFVDMPILGAELDGARDKESKLYIPKSFPAFPSIHTYRYTPETVETATVVDDWGSFASDSQSQTLNGSQATPQPQRPLAPEEIPHGDPKKLREAAAKEAKAGEAALRRLMRASKIAKQKEVWTSAQSRPARRERHELWESAMREFIEDDTRASGKEVASGGLHGEKGRFEIADHSMIVNTEKRYFRHEVPRSGARKALAAAQGISSKG; this is encoded by the exons ATGTCGTCCGAGGCGCGAAAACGGACGGCAGAGCccaccgacgacgagctgCCAGCCAAGAGGCAACGAAGCGTGGAGGGCGACATCGACTCGGCCGTGGAACAACTGCAGGCATTGAATATCGCACCTTCTATCACCCATGAGGAGATGGCGCGCGCTGGACTGCGTCGCGCCATCGCCCTCGCCTTGAAGCATGTTGGATTCGACTCGTCCGCGAAGGATGCCATGGAGATGTTTACAACGATGGTGGAAGAGT ATGTCGAGTCGCTCTTCAGGACTGTCAAGATCAATGCCAATGCTGCTCGCCGTTCCCAACCCATTCCTCGCGACTTTGAGCGCGCGTTGAAGTACTTCAACCTGACCACCACTGCGCTCGAACCACACAAGAAGAATCCCATTCCAAGAGCCAAGAGAATGCCTGAATACGAGCCGATACCAGAGCGCGATCCCGTTTTCGTCGACATGCCAATACTCGGCGCGGAGCTGGACGGTGCTCGCGACAAGGAATCCAAACTCTACATCCCCAAGTCGTTCCCTGCCTTTCCAAGCATTCATACCTACAGATACACGCCTGAGACGGTTGAAACCGCTACTGTGGTGGACGACTGGGGGAGCTTTGCTTCGGATTCACAATCCCAGACGCTCAACGGATCACAAGCCACGCCACAACCACAACGACCGCTTGCACCCGAGGAGATTCCCCATGGCGATCCCAAGAAGCTGCGCGAGGCTGCCGCAAAGGAAGCAAAGGCAGGGGAGGCGGCTCTACGAAGGTTGATGCGCGCCTCCAAGATCGCGAAGCAGAAGGAGGTCTGGACTTCAGCGCAGTCTCGGCCAGCGAGGCGGGAGCGTCATGAGCTTTGGGAGTCTGCTATGCGCGAGTTCATCGAGGATGACACAAGGGCCAGCGGCAAAGAGGTGGCGTCAGGAGGGTTGCATGGCGAGAAGGGCAGGTTCGAGATTGCCGATCATAGCATGATTGTCAACACGGAGAAGCGCTATTTCAGGCATGAAGTCCCTCGAAGTGGTGCCAGGAAGGCTTTGGCCGCCGCTCAGGGTATCTCCAGCAAGGGTTGA